One genomic window of Medicago truncatula cultivar Jemalong A17 chromosome 1, MtrunA17r5.0-ANR, whole genome shotgun sequence includes the following:
- the LOC11418862 gene encoding probable leucine-rich repeat receptor-like protein kinase At1g35710, protein MSCLILFFYVFVIATSPHAATIIQGSEADALLKWKASLDNNSRALLSSWNGNNPCSWEGITCDNDSKSINKVNLTDIGLKGTLQSLNLSSLPKIHTLDLSLNNLSGNIPKSVGNLSKLSYLDLSFNYLIGIIPFEITQLVGLYVLSMGSNHDLSGSIPQEIGRLRNLTMLDISSCNLIGTIPTSIEKITNMSHLDVAKNSLSGNIPDRIWKMDLKYLSFSTNKFNGSISQNIFKARNLELLHLQKSGLSGFMPKEFKMLGNLIDLDISECDLTGSIPISIGMLANISNLFLYSNQLIGQIPREIGNLVNLQRLYLGNNNLSGFIPHEMGFLKQLRELDFSINHLSGPIPSTIGNLSNLGLFYLYANHLIGSIPNEVGKLHSLKTIQLLDNNLSGPIPPSIGNLVNLNSIILFQNNLSGPIPSTIGNLTKLTILNLFSNELGGNIPKEMNRITNLKILQLSDNNFIGHLPHNICVGGMLTNFTASNNQFTGPIPKSLKNCSSLIRVRLQKNQLTGNITDGFGVYPHLDYMELSENNLYGHLSPNWGKCKSLTSLKISNNNLTGNIPQELAETINLHELNLSSNHLTGKIPKDLGNLSLLIKLSISNNHLSGEVPIQIASLQALTTLELATNNLSGFIPRRLGRLSELIHLNLSQNKFEGNIPVEFGRLNVIEDLDLSGNFMNGTIPSMFGVLNHLETLNLSHNNLSGTIPFSSGDMLSLTIIDISYNQLEGPIPSIPAFQQAPIEALRNNKDLCGNASSLKPCPTSNRNHNTHKTNKKLVVILPITLGIFLLALFGYGISYYLFRTSNTKESKVAEESHTENLFSIWSFDGKMVYENIVEATEEFDNKHLIGVGGHGSVYKAELPTGQVVAVKKLHSLQNGEMSNLKAFASEIKALTESRHRNIVKLYGYCSHPLHSFLVYEFLEKGSLDKILKDDEQATMFDWNKRVKSIKDVANALYYMHHDRSPAIVHRDISSKNIVLDLEYVAHVSDFGTAKFLNPDASNWTSNFVGTFGYTAPELAYTMEVNEKCDVYSFGVLSLEILLGKHPGDIVSKLMQSSTAGQTIDAMFLTDMLDQRLPFPTNDIKKEVVSIIRIAFHCLTESPHSRPTMEQVCKEIAISKSSYLPGVNHVHDMERGDLSKE, encoded by the exons ATGTCGTGTCTTATTTTGTTCTTCTATGTGTTTGTAATTGCAACATCACCTCATGCTGCAACAATAATCCAAGGTAGCGAGGCTGATGCTCTGTTGAAGTGGAAAGCAAGCCTTGACAACAACAGTAGGGCATTGCTTTCTTCATGGAATGGTAATAATCCTTGTAGTTGGGAAGGAATCACATGTGATAATGATTCAAAATCCATCAACAAGGTAAATCTCACTGATATTGGACTAAAAGGTACGCTTCAAAGTCTCAATTTATCATCACTTCCAAAAATCC ACACTCTTGATTTGTCACTAAATAATCTCTCTGGTAACATTCCCAAAAGTGTTGGTAATTTGTCCAAACTATCTTATCTTGATCTCAGTTTCAATTATCTCATTGGGATTATTCCTTTTGAGATAACCCAATTGGTTGGTCTTTATGTATTGTCTATGGGTAGTAACCATGATTTAAGTGGATCAATCCCTCAAGAAATTGGTAGATTGAGGAATTTGACAATGCTTGATATTTCTTCCTGCAATCTCATAGGGACAATACCAACCTCGATAGAAAAGATAACCAACATGTCACATCTTGATGTTGCAAAAAACAGCCTTTCTGGCAACATTCCTGACAGAATTTGGAAAATGGACCTAAAGTATTTGTCATTTTCAACTAATAAATTTAATGGTTCcatttcacaaaatattttcaagGCACGAAACCTAGAGTTACTACATTTGCAAAAAAGTGGTCTTTCAGGTTTCATGCCTAAGGAATTTAAGATGTTGGGTAATTTGATAGATCTTGATATTAGTGAATGCGATCTCACTGGGTCTATCCCTATTTCTATAGGAATGTTGGCCAATATAtcaaatctttttttatattcCAATCAACTTATTGGCCAAATTCCTCgtgaaattgggaatttggtCAACCTCCAAAGACTATATCTTGGAAATAACAACCTTTCTGGCTTCATTCCTCACGAAATGGGATTTCTAAAACAACTTCGTGAACTTGATTTTTCTATTAACCATCTCTCAGGACCAATCCCGTCTACAATTGGAAACTTAAGCAATTTAGGATTATTTTACCTTTATGCAAACCATCTCATTGGTAGCATTCCTAATGAAGTTGGGAAACTTCATTCTCTTAAAACAATCCAATTGCTTGACAATAACCTCTCTGGGCCAATCCCACCATCCATAGGTAATTTGGTTAATTTGAATTCTATTatcctttttcaaaataaccTCTCTGGACCAATTCCTTCAACTATCGGAAATTTGACGAAACTCACTATATTAAATCTTTTCTCAAATGAGTTAGGTGGAAATATTCCAAAAGAAATGAATAGGATAaccaatttgaaaattttgcaaTTATCTGATAATAATTTCATAGGCCATTTACCTCACAACATTTGTGTTGGTGGAATGTTGACAAATTTCACTGCTAGTAATAACCAATTCACAGGGCCAATTCCAAAGAGTTTAAAGAATTGCTCCAGCCTTATTAGAGTTAggcttcaaaaaaatcaattaactgGAAATATAACAGATGGTTTTGGTGTTTATCCACATTTGGACTACATGGAATTGAGTGAAAATAATTTGTATGGCCATCTATCACCAAATTGGGGAAAGTGCAAGAGTCTCACAAGCCTTAAAATCTCCAATAACAATTTAACAGGAAATATACCACAAGAATTGGCTGAGACAATTAATTTACATGAACTTAACTTGTCATCAAACCATCTTACTGGAAAAATTCCAAAGGATCTAGGAAACTTGTCTTTGTTGATCAAACTCTCGATAAGTAACAATCATCTTTCTGGAGAGGTTCCTATACAAATTGCATCATTGCAAGCACTAACTACCTTGGAGCTTGCAACAAATAATTTAAGTGGCTTCATCCCTAGAAGACTTGGAAGGTTGTCTGAGTTAATACATTTGAATTTGAGCCAAAATAAGTTTGAAGGAAACATTCCCGTTGAGTTTGGCCGATTAAATGTTATTGAAGATCTTGATCTCAgtggaaattttatgaatggaACGATACCTTCAATGTTTGGAGTGTTAAATCATTTAGAAACATTGAATCTCTCACATAATAATCTGTCTGGTACGATCCCCTTTAGCTCTGGTGATATGTTAAGCTTGACAATTATTGATATATCATACAACCAATTGGAGGGTCCGATTCCAAGCATTCCAGCCTTCCAACAAGCTCCAATTGAAGCACTGAGAAACAACAAAGACTTGTGTGGTAATGCATCTAGCCTAAAGCCTTGTCCAACATCCAATAGGAACCATAATACTCATAAGACTAACAAAAAATTGGTGGTAATTTTACCCATCACTCTAGGCATTTTTTTGTTAGCATTATTTGGTTATGGGATCTCCTATTATCTATTTCGAACTTCGAACACAAAAGAATCCAAGGTTGCAGAAGAATCACACACTGAAAATCTATTTTCAATATGGAGTTTTGATGGAAAAATGGTGTATGAAAATATTGTAGAAGCCACAGAAGAGTTTGACAACAAACATCTCATCGGGGTTGGAGGACATGGAAGTGTTTACAAAGCAGAGTTGCCTACAGGACAGGTTGTAGCTGTGAAGAAACTCCATTCATTACAAAATGGAGAAATGTCCAATTTGAAAGCTTTTGCAAGTGAGATAAAAGCTTTAACAGAAAGCCGACATCGAAACATTGTGAAGTTATACGGGTATTGTTCACATCCATTGCactcatttttggtttatgagttctTGGAGAAGGGCAGTCTGGATAAGATTTTGAAAGACGATGAGCAAGCCACTATGTTTGATTGGAATAAGAGGGTGAAATCCATTAAAGATGTAGCTAATGCTTTATACTACATGCATCATGATCGCTCACCTGCAATTGTTCATCGCGATATATCGAGTAAGAATATTGTTTTGGATTTGGAATATGTGGCTCATGTCTCGGATTTCGGAACAGCTAAGTTTCTTAATCCCGATGCTTCCAATTGGACCTCTAACTTTGTAGGCACGTTTGGATACACTGCTCCAG AACTTGCATATACAATGGAAGTAAATGAGAAGTGTGATGTGTATAGTTTTGGAGTATTAAGCCTGGAAATACTTCTTGGAAAACATCCTGGAGACATTGTATCTAAGTTAATGCAATCAAGTACTGCAGGCCAAACAATTGATGCTATGTTTTTGACTGATATGTTGGATCAACGCCTCCCTTTTCCTACAAATGATATCAAGAAAGAGGTGGTATCAATTATAAGGATTGCATTTCATTGCTTAACTGAGAGCCCACATAGTCGCCCTACAATGGAGCAAGTTTGCAAGGAGATTGCAATATCAAAGTCATCTTATCTTCCAGGGGTTAATCATGTACATGATATGGAAAGGGGTGATTTATCTAAGGAATAA
- the LOC11420658 gene encoding protein ASPARTIC PROTEASE IN GUARD CELL 2: MLLQFPLLILILITTLTTSISFSTPLSYFQHLNVENAISETKLKPLKQQNHNTQQPQWKTKLFHRDNINLKKTTHKTRFISRINRDIKRVTFLLNRLNKNTQEQQTTTATEASFGSDVVSGTEEGSGEYFVRIGIGSPAIYQYMVIDSGSDIVWIQCEPCDQCYNQTDPIFNPATSASFIGVACSSNVCNQLDDDVACRKGRCGYQVAYGDGSYTKGTLALETITIGRTVIQDTAIGCGHWNEGMFVGAAGLLGLGGGPMSFVGQLGAQTGGAFGYCLVSRGTGSSGSLEFGRQAMPVGAMWVPLIHNPFYPSFYYVSLSGLAVGGIRVPISEQIFQLTDIGTGGVVMDTGTAITRLPTVAYNAFRDAFIAQTTNLPRAPGVSIFDTCYDLNGFVTVRVPTVSFYFSGGQILTFPARNFLIPADDVGTFCFAFAPSPSGLSIIGNIQQEGIQVSIDGTNGFVGFGPNVC, from the exons ATGCTGCTTCAGTTTCCTCTTctaatcctaatcctaataACAACACTAACCACTTCCATTTCCTTTTCAACACCACTTTCTTACTTCCAACACCTAAATGTAGAAAACGCAATCTCAGAAACAAAACTTAAACCACTCAAACAACAAAACCATAATACCCAACAACCTCAATGGAAAACAAAACTGTTTCACAGAGACAACATAAACCTCAAAAAAACCACCCACAAAACACGCTTCATCTCACGTATCAACAGAGACATAAAAAGAGTAACATTCCTCCTTAACCGTCTCAACAAAAACACACaagaacaacaaacaacaacagcaacagaaGCTAGTTTTGGATCTGATGTAGTTTCAGGTACTGAAGAAGGAAGTGGTGAATATTTTGTTAGAATAGGAATTGGTAGTCCTGCTATTTATCAGTATATGGTGATAGATTCAGGAAGTGATATTGTTTGGATTCAATGTGAACCTTGTGATCAATGTTATAATCAAACTGATCCTATTTTTAACCCTGCTACTTCTGCTTCGTTTATTGGGGTGGCTTGTTCTTCTAATGTTTGTAATCAGCTTGATGATGATGTTGCTTGCCGGAAAGGGAGGTGTGGATATCAAGTTGCATATGGTGATGGGTCGTATACCAAAG GGACGCTTGCCCTTGAAACCATAACCATCGGGCGCACCGTTATCCAGGACACTGCAATTGGGTGCGGACATTGGAATGAGGGAATGTTTGTTGGAGCAGCTGGGTTGTTAGGCCTCGGAGGTGGACCTATGTCGTTCGTGGGCCAATTGGGAGCCCAAACCGGCGGAGCCTTTGGATACTGTCTCGTCTCTCGAGGCACTGGATCATCCGGTTCACTCGAATTCGGACGCCAAGCAATGCCCGTAGGTGCAATGTGGGTTCCTCTCATTCATAACCCATTCTACCCTAGCTTCTACTACGTCTCACTTTCGGGTCTTGCAGTTGGAGGCATCCGAGTCCCCATATCCGAACAAATTTTTCAGTTAACTGATATAGGAACCGGAGGAGTTGTCATGGACACCGGCACAGCCATTACCAGGTTACCCACTGTTGCCTACAATGCTTTTCGCGATGCATTTATTGCTCAGACAACAAATTTGCCACGTGCTCCCGGAGTTTCTATTTTTGACACGTGTTATGACTTGAACGGTTTTGTGACCGTTCGAGTTCCAACAGTGTCGTTTTATTTTTCAGGTGGTCAAATCTTAACCTTTCCCGCCAGGAATTTTTTGATCCCGGCCGATGATGTCGGAACTTTCTGTTTTGCATTTGCTCCTTCACCTTCTGGTCTTTCCATTATAGGGAACATTCAGCAAGAAGGGATTCAGGTTTCTATCGATGGAACTAATGGTTTTGTAGGATTTGGACCCAATGTGTGTTGA
- the LOC11419832 gene encoding MDIS1-interacting receptor like kinase 2, whose product MLLFPMRCVFLFFCMFVMATSPLASANMQSSEANALLKWKASFDNQSKALLSSWIGNKPCNWVGITCDGKSKSIYKIHLASIGLKGTLQSLNFSSLPKIHSLVLRNNSFYGVVPHHIGLMCNLDTLDLSLNKLSGSIHNSIGNLSKLSYLDLSFNYLTGIIPAQVTQLVGLYEFYMGSNNDLSGSLPREIGRMRNLTILDISSCNLIGAIPISIGKITNLSHLDVSQNHLSGNIPHGIWQMDLTHLSLANNNFNGSIPQSVFKSRNLQFLHLKESGLSGSMPKEFGMLGNLIDMDISSCNLTGSISTSIGKLTNISYLQLYHNQLFGHIPREIGNLVNLKKLNLGYNNLSGSVPQEIGFLKQLFELDLSQNYLFGTIPSAIGNLSNLQLLYLYSNNFSGRLPNEIGELHSLQIFQLSYNNLYGPIPASIGEMVNLNSIFLDANKFSGLIPPSIGNLVNLDTIDFSQNKLSGPLPSTIGNLTKVSELSFLSNALSGNIPTEVSLLTNLKSLQLAYNSFVGHLPHNICSSGKLTRFAAHNNKFTGPIPESLKNCSSLIRLRLNQNKMTGNITDSFGVYPNLDYIELSDNNFYGYLSPNWGKCKNLTSLKISNNNLIGSIPPELAEATNLHILDLSSNQLIGKIPKDLGNLSALIQLSISNNHLSGEVPMQIASLHELTTLDLATNNLSGFIPEKLGRLSRLLQLNLSQNKFEGNIPVELGQLNVIEDLDLSGNFLNGTIPTMLGQLNRLETLNLSHNNLYGNIPLSFFDMLSLTTVDISYNRLEGPIPNITAFQRAPVEAFRNNKGLCGNVSGLEPCSTSGGNFHSHKTNKILVLVLSLTLGPLLLALFVYGISYQFCCTSSTKEDKHVEEFQTENLFTIWSFDGKMVYENIIEATEDFDNKNLIGVGVHGSVYKAELPTGQVVAVKKLHSLPNGDVSNLKAFAGEISALTEIRHRNIVKLYGFCSHRLHSFLVYEFLEKGSLDNILKDNEQASEFDWSRRVNIIKDIANALFYLHHDCSPPIVHRDISSKNVILDLECVAHVSDFGTSKFLNPNSSNMTSFAGTFGYAAPELAYTMEVNEKCDVYSFGILTLEILFGKHPGDVVTSLWQQSSKSVMDLELESMPLMDKLDQRLPRPTDTIVQEVASTIRIATACLTETPRSRPTMEQVCKQLVMS is encoded by the exons ATGCTTTTATTTCCAATGCgttgtgtttttttgttcttttgtatGTTTGTAATGGCCACATCACCTCTTGCTTCAGCAAATATGCAAAGCAGCGAGGCAAATGCTCTATTGAAATGGAAAGCAAGCTTTGACAACCAAAGCAAGGCTTTGCTCTCTTCATGGATTGGTAATAAGCCTTGCAATTGGGTGGGAATCACATGTGATGGCAAGTCAAAATCTATCTACAAGATACATCTTGCAAGTATTGGACTGAAAGGTACACTTCAAAGTCTCAATTTTTCATCACTTCCAAAAATCCATAGCTTAGTTTTAAGAAACAACTCATTCTATGGAGTTGTTCCACACCATATTGGTCTAATGTGCAATCTAGACACTCTTGATTTGTCACTAAATAAACTCTCTGGTAGCATTCACAATAGCATTGGTAATTTGTCAAAACTATCCTATCTTGATCTTAGCTTCAATTATCTCACTGGGATTATCCCAGCTCAGGTAACCCAATTGGTTGGtctttatgaattttatatggGTAGTAACAACGATTTAAGTGGCTCCCTCCCTCGAGAAATTGGTAGAATGAGAAATTTGACAATACTTGATATTTCTTCATGCAATCTGATAGGGGCTATACCAATCTCGATAGGAAAGATAACCAACTTGTCACATCTTGATGTATCACAAAACCACCTTTCTGGAAACATTCCTCATGGAATTTGGCAAATGGACTTAACTCATTTGTCACTtgcaaataataattttaatggtTCCATCCCACAAAGTGTTTTCAAGTCACGAAACCTGCAGTTTCTTCATCTTAAAGAAAGTGGTCTTTCTGGTTCTATGCCTAAGGAGTTTGGGATGTTGGGTAATTTAATAGATATGGATATTAGTAGCTGCAATCTCACTGGGTCAATCTCTACTTCTATAGGAAAATTGACCAATATATCATATCTCCAGTTATACCACAACCAACTTTTTGGCCACATTCCTCGCGAAATTGGGAATTTGGTCAACCTCAAGAAACTCAATCTTGGATATAATAATCTTTCTGGTTCCGTTCCTCAAGAAATAGGATTTCTAAAACAACTTTTTGAACTTGATTTGTCTCAGAACTATCTCTTTGGCACAATCCCTTCTGCAATCGGAAACTTGAGCAATTTACAATTACTTTACCTATATAGCAATAATTTCAGTGGTAGACTTCCTAATGAAATTGGAGAGCTTCATTCtcttcaaatatttcaattgtcTTATAATAACCTATATGGACCTATCCCAGCATCCATAGGTGAGATGGTCAATTTGAATTCTATTTTCCTTGATGCAAATAAATTCTCAGGACTTATTCCACCTTCTATAGGTAACCTTGTCAATTTGGATACTATTGACTTTTCACAAAATAAACTCTCTGGACCACTTCCTTCCACTATCGGAAATTTAACGAAAGTAAGTGAATTATCTTTTCTCTCAAATGCTCTCTCTGGAAATATTCCAACAGAAGTGAGTTTGCTTACCAATTTAAAAAGTCTCCAGCTAGCTTATAATAGTTTCGTAGGTCATTTACCTCACAATATTTGTTCTAGCGGGAAATTGACACGCTTTGCTGCTCATAATAACAAATTCACTGGTCCAATTCCAGAGAGTTTGAAGAACTGTTCTAGCCTTATAAGATTGAGACTTAACCAAAACAAAATGACAGGAAATATAACAGATAGTTTTGGTGTGTATCCAAATTTGGACTACATAGAATTAAgtgataataatttttatggTTATCTTTCTCCAAATTGGGGGAAGTGCAAGAATCTGACAAGCCTTAAAATCtccaataataatttaataggAAGCATACCACCAGAATTGGCTGAAGCAACCAATTTACATATACTTGACTTGTCCTCAAATCAACTTATAGGAAAAATTCCAAAGGATCTAGGAAACTTATCTGCACTGATCCAACTCTCGATAAGTAATAATCATCTTTCGGGAGAAGTTCCTATGCAGATTGCATCATTGCATGAACTAACTACATTGGATCTTGCAACAAATAATTTAAGTGGTTTTATCCCTGAAAAACTTGGAAGGTTGTCTAGGTTATTGCAGTTGAATTTGAGCCAAAATAAGTTTGAAGGAAACATTCCTGTTGAACTTGGTCAATTGAATGTTATTGAAGATCTTGATCTTAGCGGGAATTTTTTGAATGGAACCATACCAACAATGCTTGGACAGTTAAATCGCTTAGAAACATTGAATCTCTCACATAATAATCTCTATGGTAACATTCCCTTAAGCTTTTTTGATATGTTAAGTTTGACAACTGTTGATATATCTTACAACCGGTTGGAGGGTCCAATTCCAAACATTACAGCATTCCAAAGAGCTCCAGTTGAAGCATTTAGAAATAACAAAGGCTTGTGCGGTAATGTCTCTGGCCTAGAGCCTTGCTCAACATCAGGTGGAAACTTCCATAGtcataaaactaacaaaattttGGTGCTAGTTTTATCCCTCACTCTAGGCCCTTTATTGTTAGCATTATTTGTTTATGGGATCTCATACCAATTTTGTTGCACTTCAAGCACAAAAGAAGACAAGCATGTAGAAGAATTTCAAACTGAAAATCTATTTACAATATGGAGCTTTGATGGAAAAATGGTGTATGAGAATATCATCGAAGCCACAGAAGATTTTGACAACAAGAATCTCATCGGGGTTGGAGTACATGGAAGTGTTTACAAAGCAGAGTTGCCAACAGGTCAAGTGGTAGCTGTGAAGAAACTCCATTCACTACCAAATGGAGATGTATCTAATCTAAAAGCTTTTGCAGGTGAGATTAGTGCTTTGACAGAAATCCGACATCGCAACATTGTAAAGTTATATGGGTTTTGTTCACATCGACTACactcatttttggtttatgaatTCTTGGAGAAGGGTAGCTTGGACAACATTTTGAAGGACAATGAACAAGCTAGTGAATTTGATTGGAGTAGGAGGGTGAATATCATTAAAGATATAGCTAATGCTTTATTCTATCTACATCATGACTGCTCACCTCCTATTGTTCATCGAGATATATCCAGCAAGAATGTTATTTTGGATTTGGAATGTGTAGCTCATGTCTCAGACTTTGGAACATCTAAGTTTCTAAATCCCAATTCATCGAATATGACTTCTTTTGCAGGCACCTTTGGATATGCTGCTCCAG AACTTGCATACACAATGGAAGTAAATGAGAAATGTGATGTGTATAGTTTTGGGATTTTAACCTTGGAAATACTTTTCGGAAAGCACCCTGGAGATGTTGTAACTTCTTTGTGGCAACAATCTTCAAAAAGTGTCATGGACCTGGAACTTGAATCTATGCCATTGATGGATAAGTTGGATCAACGTCTCCCTCGTCCAACAGATACCATTGTTCAAGAGGTGGCATCGACGATAAGGATTGCAACTGCTTGCTTGACTGAAACCCCACGTTCTCGCCCTACCATGGAGCAGGTCTGCAAGCAGCTTGTAATGTCTTAA